TTTATCCACATGCAAAACCAGGGAAGCAACTGGTGCTGGCACAGCCAGAGATTGTCTCCAGCAGAGCTATATATACTGGATCCAGTGGGCAGCCCAGTCCAAACTGCAAGTTAATGCGAGAAACCTAGTACAACATTTCCAGGAGGAGCCAGGAGGCTGCTCGTTTCCTCGCTGGATTCCTCCACAGCTGGGACACAAACCCACTGCTGGAACTCAACCCCCCTCCGCTTCCAGCTGCTCTCCCTGAGCCAGACCCCCACGGAGCAGCTCTCGCACGGGCCAGCCGGGTCCCTGGCAGCAAAGGACGAACCCTTCACAGAAACCTCTGTCTCTCCCAAAGGGGTTCAGGACCTCATTAAGAAAAGGGAAAGTTGCGATCATCCCAGAGAAAGTAAATCGGCGTTACCTGCAGAGAGCGAGGCGCGGGGAGCCGGGCTCCTGGGCTCCGGCAGCAGGGCCGGCGGGCACTGCCACGCTCCAGCTGCGGAAAGCGGCATGCACCGCTCTCCctcctgttgtttttattttggcgATTCGGTCTGAAGGTCGAAGGAAAAGTCCGAAGGAGTGGCTTGTGGCAGGAAGTAAATGATTACCCTGCCACCGCTCTCCAAGGGGACCGAGGCACCGGGAgccggggtgggagaggaaaatcCCTCCTTGGGGGGGATTAGAGGGCAGCTCGCCGGCAGGGAAGTGCAAAGGGTCAGAACAAAGTGCTCTGTTCGCCGGAGGCTGCGCCAGGTCACATGCCGAGTCCTAGCAGAGGTAATGAGGCATGGGTCACCTCCCAAACGCCGGCAAGACCTCCTGGATGTGGACATGACCCCTTGCCGATCCACCAGCAATCCTCGGAGCTTGCCAGCAAGGAAGGAGCTGGGTGAGGTGGAGCCTCGTCCTCTGGCGGCGCTGGGAGATGCAGGGACTTTTACATGCTTGAACTTTGCAGGTGCGAACGTCCTACAACCCCCCTTCTGCCTCCTACGTGACCCTCCTCTGGCTCCACGCTCCCCATCCTGGGCCACACGTACAGAGGAACAAGCACCTGGGCAGCCGACGAGGACCGAGCCCCATGGGCACATCAGAGCTGAGCCCAGAGGAGCCCTCTGGAGCCAAAATGTGCTGCCCTCCATTCATGCCCTCCCCCATTTGCTCCctgttcctctcccttcccctctgcaggtGCCCAGCACCGGTGGTCACCACATCCCTGCCTGGGTGGGTGCCCAAATAACGGTTTGATGGTTGAGTGTGCTGGCGGAGTCACTGGTGGTCACTGGTGGACCCTCCAGCTCCTCACCCAAAATACAAACTTCATATGCAGGAGGCATTTTCTCATTACCCAGGAAGGTTTCTTTCACCCTCAAAAGCCCTTTTGCTCCTGCCCCCCTCGTGGGAGTGGACCACGATGTAGTTGGTCGATAGGTCCCACAGCTTGGAGAAAACATGAACGGCAGCGCAGTTCCTCGAGCGTTTGTCAAACTACTGACCTCTCGCCATCAGCACGTGCCCGGCTCAGCTGCGCCTGTGAATCCcaaagcaaagaggagaaagaaaaagggtcaCTGGACGGGGAGGCCGTTACAAAAGCAAAAGGGTGAGCTGAGGCGGGATCTGAATACACAGGCGGGTACAAAGATGTATAAAATCAGATGATGGAGAACATTGGTGCCACCgtcaaaataagcattttctgaaacagtCTGGAACACGTGGTTTGGAACATCCAAGGTTCATGAGGCCAAGACAGCCAACTGCCACCGCAGCCAAGGTCTCCGGCTCGGTGTGCGTGGGGAGAAGGCAATGCCATACCTGCCCCTCTGGGAGCTccggcaccagcagcagcacacggAGAGGAGCGGGCTCAGCCCTCGCCTCGCTCCAGCTCCCACCGATGGTCCCGTTGGGTGGCACGGCCGTGCGAGTGTGTGAGGATAACAGAGATTTGATATTACCCTCATCTCTCGGGGAACAAACCCCAATAGAGGTCCCTATTGTACTTGAGGAACCATaaagacacagagagagaaataaatccGTTCCCTGCTAGTGCAGAGAGGGCCTTTGTTTGTCTCGTTTTCAGAATGAGAAGATTTAGAGGATTGCTGCAGCACATGACCAGAAGCTACGAAGCTGCAGACAAAAGCCATTTGGAACAGAGATCAGACTTTGCCATCGTGCTGGCTTTTCAGAAGATTTCTGCTTTGTCCAAGTTAAACCTGCTGctattttggattttattttgctcACTCCGCTGCATCCCCTGCTTTAAAGGCTGCACATCTCCCACACCACCGGGTTCAAGTACGCTTTCACTAGCATCAGCACAGCATCAAAATGTCTGCTGCGGCAggctggagggggctgcctgTATTTCGAGCCCAAGTCACAAGGGTTGCACCAACAGCCGCACTCGTTCCAGCCACGGACAAGTTTAGAGGACAAAGCCTCGGCTTATCGCTCCGGCTTGCTGAGCGGGCTCGTTTCGCAAGCTCGTCGACCGTCAGCCGCTAGCGTACATTGGCACCCGGCAGAAACACGGAGGAAAGCGCTTGAGCAGAACTGACAGCGAGACAAAGCCCGTTGGGGCTCTCTGGATAATCGCTGGCTTTACCACAGCTGAAACCTACAGCGAGCCAGACGCTGAGATGCCCTGTCATCCCCAGCATCACAGGGGAGGCAGAAATGCCTCGCAGAGCCCCTCCAGCCAGGCGATATCTCCGCTCCCCGGGAAgcaggggcttgggggggctgtgCCGAGGCAGGACCCGGGGATTTGAGGTGCCCTTGGAGGGGCTGAGGGCACGCTCTGCTCATCTCCCCTGCTCTGCACCCTGAGGGGTGGGAGCAAGGAGCCCTCGTCTGCTCTGACTTTCCCCTACTGTCGCAAAAAAGGCACAAATCATCTTACAGCCCCAAATACACTCAAAGCACGAGCCATTTCtgttcacaaggggaaaaaaaatgctgagttGGGTTTAAAACCTCTGCAAAGTTAAAGCTTCATAAAACGCTTTCCGTCATCTTGTGCCCTGAACCAGAGAACCTTTGGCCCCTGAAAAACACAAAGACACGGGACAGGTTAGTCTGTGAGCATCCCGCATCCAcacgcaggcagctgcccgcgaGGAGAGGCGAGCAAGCTGCGCTACCGCTGCGGCATGGCAGCGGTCCTGGCCCCATCCGTTTGCTTCCTGCAATCCGAGTggggaacagggagagaaaaggacCCTAAAACCACCGCGTGCAAAGCAGCTGCAAACCCCAGATGTGCAGAAGTGTGGGTTAACTTCCAGGGCTCCTCAGCTCTCCACTTATTCCCAGGATCCGAGGGGTTATCTCAGCCCTACACAGGACAGGGAGAAGATGGGCTGGATCTCCTCCCATGCTGGTCCCTTCCGAGCACCCTAGggagaaaacagagctggaacaGAGAGCTcctggcagaagaaaaagcagcaggcacCCATGAAGGAGGAGCTCCTCGCCCAGATCCACCGGCCGGGCTGTCTCCCCGCATCCCGGGCAGGGAGATGCGATGGCTCCCGGGCTGGCAGGCACCCCTGCAGCCAGCACTGGGGTGAGGGCAGTTTTGGGGGCCAGTGCCTGCTGGCAGGGTGGGTAATCACAGGTCACCTGTACCGGGATGGGGATGAAGatgatgaggatggggatggagcaGAGCTGGATACCCCCAGGAAAGGAGGCAAAGGGGGAAACGTGGCTAATCCTGGGGGGCAGGTGCCTCACTACGAtgcccccccacacccacccGCGGCGCCACACGTCCCTGTCCTCATGTGGAATAAACCCCACAGATCCCCTGTGCTTTCCTTTCGGAGAAAACCacccaaaatactgttttttccaggAAGGAGCATCAcccccctcctgcccacagccccttTCCCCCCAGCTTGTGCTAACCCCCCCCGGTACCGCATTGCGGAGCTGctcgggccgggcggggggggcgggggggcgggggggaccccagcTCCTACCGGGGCTTGACATGATTTGGGAGCAATAAGAGGAGCCCTACGGGGACCTCTGCTGTGCCCGGGCTGCCGGAGTGCTGCCAGTGGGTGTCCCCCCCgccatccccatccccgctgTGCAGCGGCAAGGGTGGACAGCGAATTAGTTGTAAATCGGTGTAAATTGAGGTGTTTTCGGTCACGGGTGTAGAGAGTGGGGCTGatccccgccgcgggggcagccgcccccgcggcggggatcAGCCCCACTCTCCGCACCCGTGGGCAGGGCAGAGTGATTATTTTTCAAGGCAGGGGGTACCCCCAGCCCATTATTTCGTTTATTCCCCCCCACGCTCCACTGCATTTATttgtttgtgagggttttttccctcctgcacAAGAACAAAAGCCTCGGGGTACATCTGCAAACTCCATCCCCGGGGGCTGAGCACTACGGGATAAAGCAAAGCTGGCGGGAGGGGGTGAAaacagcccccccaccccaactgTAGGACGGCCCCTTCCCGAAATATAAGTGTCCTACCTCTTGCAAACAGCTTAATGCCACCATCGGTGACAACCCAGCGCTGCCGCTCCGTTATCACGGAGGATGTGCGGTACCCCCGACGCAAGCGGGCGCGGGGAGGATGAACCTCCCTCTGCCCCTACCCAGCTCCTCCGACCCCCCCACGAACCAGGCCAGCCTCATCGACTATGTTTTCTCTTTATTGTTCGATATATTTATGTACCACATTATATGttaaagatagatttttttttttttctgatatacatttttcatcttatttACCACAATGACACCACACGTACATTGGAAACAGCTCCACGGATCTGGTAGATTGCACAGAATGAATTGTGTCGTAGTTTTCTTCCTGTATCCTGAACGACGTCAAATccaacaatatattttttttttttaacttttcataatttagaaataacaattgttaaaacaaaacaaaacaaaagtcaccGAGAAGTGGACTCCACGTCTGCGATTTCAACCAGAGGCAAAATATTGTAATCGATGGGAAGCGCCGTTCCTCAGTGTGAATTTGGATGGAAGAATTAAGCAGTCCTGACATCTACGTGACTACGGTGTAAACATTGCAGGTGACTGGCATCGCTGGTCATCAGCCGCTGCTTGGACTTGTTGGGCTGGTCGTACAATCTAGGTCTCATCTACATCCATCTCACACAGTGTAAAACGAAggcccctgctcccagcacccccgGCTGGTTTGCTTCTGTCTGTGAGCGCAGTAACCCAATCCCATCGGATCGGCACCTGTGTTTCAGCTCCTGAAACACTGAATTGCATATCTGTAAGGAGTATTGAAAACTGCGACTGTTTCCCAACAGGTCGTTCGTGGGGGGCCAAGCTTCAGGCAATGAGTGAGGAGATAGGGGTGGGGCACCGGAtaatttccttcaaaaaattctaaataacaaaaaaatatatttaactctTAGCTTATTTAAAAAGACGGCAGGGCGAacactttcatttcttcttatttcctttaatttgCAGATTCTATGACATAGAATTTGTTGGATGCACGTAACGAAAATAATGACTCTTTCCATTAAAGGGATGCAGAATTATTTGGTTATGCGGATGTTCGATATGATTCTCTTGCTGCAACCAACTCTGGCCCCTCCTTAGTCTTCAGCGTTGGTTCTGAAGGCCTCTATGAGGCCTTCTAAAGAGTGGATGAACCCAGAGACGCTGCAGATACCACCTATTACGAAAATGGCGACATCAAAGAAGACATGGTGCCACAAGAGCTTCCTCCACAAGAGTTTGAGGTGGAAAAGACTGGGGAGCAGGAAACAGAGCCCTGCGCCTGTGAGGCTCCCAGTAAGACCCATCAAGAGGGCAAAATGCGGGACATAGATAGCCATGAGCAGGGTGAAAACTACCAGGGCACATCTAAGGGTGAGTCCCCAGGATTTGAGCCGCCCGTCACCCCCGTAGCAGTTGGGGAAGAACGCCCTGTTTCCATCTTGGAAAAGGGACCGCTCCAGGACTTCCACAGCCGCAAAGAACGGCAAGGGGTACGAGAGCAAGGCTTTGGCCACCAAGAAAATGTTGACTACTGCCCTAATGGTGGATGGCAAGTTGTCTGTAATGACTTCCTTGGTCTCATCAGCCCAGGTCAGATAGGCGACCAAGGCAAAGAGTCCCTTAAGGATGCAAGCTGCTATGTGAGTCCAATTCATCATGCAATGAAACTCCTTGGGGTTCTGCATGTTCCCCTCCAAGGAAGGCAGAAAGATCTGAGAGGTGTAGCTGAAGACAATGATGCCAATGGAGATGGGAAACTTCTTCACATCAATGTAAAACTTGACTTTGTCCCAGGCCCAGTCACGTGCCCTGGAGAGGCAGTAGGCGATCACCAAGATGTTGATCACAAAGTGGGCTAATGTGCAGAGCAAGCTGAACTTGGAGACTGCCTTGAGGTTCTTCAAGAATGCGCAAGGCAGGAGCACTGCCGTGGCAATGATGGACCACGACTTCTGGGAGACGGGCAGGTTGGGGAAGCTGTTGTACATCAGGTTCCCACTGACCACCACATAGAGGATGCAGGTCATGACCAGTTCAATGATCTGAGCCACGTTCACAATTCTGCCTCCGAGGGTGGGGAAGCGGGGCGCGCAGCACGCGTTTGCTATGTCCACGTAGGAGTCTCTCACCCTGACTATCTCCCCATCCTCATTCTCTTCATAAAGACAGGCAATAAGGATTTTCCCAGTATAGCAGCAAACCACTGCAgcgaaaattattaaaaagagtCCTAGGTATCCACCATGAAGGATGGCATAGGGCAGGCCCAGAACAAACATCCCCTAGAAAGAGACAAAATGGAAACCGTGTTGCTCGTCTCACGGAGGCGACAAGGCAGGGGCCCGTGCCCGGGAACACGCAGTCGCACAGTCGCAGTCACATGCACGCTCGCTGTCTCACTTGCACACCATCACACCCACACAGTCACGCCATGCAATCATGGCCACACACGATTAAACCCCCCCCTTTCTCTCTGACGTACCATCCCCCACAATCACACCCTTGCAATCACACCCGCACTCTCACGCGCACCCACATAATCTCACCCCGGAGCACCCAGAACAAGCGAGCACAGTTTTGGTGCCCGGGCTTTGCCCCAGTCTCTACCCTGtctgtccccagcacctcccagtgcacCGAGACCCCCAGACCCTGGAGGGGCCAGAGAGGGCCCACCCCGGCGCAGCCCCACCACCGACCCGGGCATCCCGCAGGGGCCTCCCTCGCTCCCCGGCCCATGTGCTGGGGCAGCCTGACGGGGACACCCGCCAGCCCGGCCCTAAGGCGCAGCGGGACGGAGATGGGGCCCGGCGCCCCTCCCTGGCTTTGTGCCATATTCCAGGGGCGAGGGGCAAAGCAGAGAGCCAGTTTTGGggttctttcctttcctttttttttctttttttttctcttttctcctcttttttcctttttttttctctgttttttctctctcttccccctattttttctttcctttttttccctttttttttccttttttcccttttttcctccttttccccaaagtGGATTTGCGATCACTCGCCAGGGCTGCCGGGCGAGCCGGGCTGGGGGCCGGgtgcggagcggggagcggggccgggcgcggggagcgggaccgggcgcggggagcgggaccgggcgcggagcggggagcAGGGCCGGGCGCGGGGAGCGCTGGCCGGTGCCCGGCGGtggctgcgcggcggcggccgtACCTGGATGGCGTTGGTGACGTTCCATCCCGCCTCCCAGGCCGTGATCTTGGGCTTGCCCTGCCCGGAGAGCTCCGAGCAGACGCCCGCCTCCTTGGAGGCGGAGGGCGGCAGGGGGCCGGTGCCGTCCCGCTGGTAGTGGATGTCCCCTTCCAGGGGCGGCTCCGCGCCCTCCTCGCCGCCGTCGGACTTGAGGATGTCCATCTGCAGCCCTTGCCGGTGCTCCATGTCCAGGTCGTCGCAGTGGGCGAACCCCACCGCCTCCTCGTCGGTGGCCGCCTGGAAGCCCATCCTCGCGAACATGCCGCTCATCTTCGCCTGGGACTTGTTGGACACCGAGGTGGCCACGTTGGAAAGCTTGCTGCGAAGGAGGGTGGCCATGGTGGCTGGTCGGATGACTCCGCTGCTCGGGGACCCTCGGGGACGGAGAGACCCGACGGGGCGGgcgagcggcggggcggcggaCGGGACCTCCGCGCCCGGCGAGGgacggcggcggctgcggggggctgctCCGAGCCGCTACCTCCGCGCCCCGGCGCAGTACGAGcggctccccgccgggctgcccaGGGGCATGACACCGCTGCGGGGAGCTGCGGGCCCGcacgccccgccgcccgctccgcgatgctccgcgctgctccgcgccgctccgcaccGCTCCGCCGGCCCCCGCGGCGGGATCGGGGGGCGAGTCgggcggggatgggggggctgtcAGCAGCCGGCGGCTGTCACCAGACGGGCAGCGCAAGCCCCTGGCAGAGCGCGCCGCGTCTCCATCGCAGTGCGCCCACCTCGcggagagaagagggagaggggggagaattGCTGCATTTCTGGGGGAGGTACCAGCCTCCCCGGCCAAGCCcagccttcccccccctccccgccccacccacgcccgccgggccccgccagcAGCGCTGCAGCgcggacccccccacaccccccaacaCCTGcgctgccccccctgccccacacccgCACCGCGGGCCCCCAgctgccagccccttccccacggcGAAACAAAAGAGCTCCATGGATGGGGCGGACAAACAGCTCTCGACCGGTTCTTAACGGAATTTTCCTCCTCGCCCCCCCTCCCtgatcttttttctccccccaaaaacgTGCGGCCCCTTCGGAGGCTGGGGACGGCAGCGGGGGCCGCGTATCCCGCCCCAGCTGCGGAGCACAACGGTGCGTGGAAATCCGCGCACAGGGAACCCGGCTTTAGGGGTCTGTAACGACTCGTATCATCTGTGTGCTCCGAAACCGGAGGGAAACGGGTtcccgctcccggccggggctcGCAGCCCAGCGGCAGCGCCTCTGCCCCGCGGAACCGCACCGGCAGCTGCGGGATATCGGCACCCTGCGGGGATGCTGGGCTGCCGACTTCTCCTCTTGGTCCCCACCATCTAATGTAGAGattctcctttctttaaaaaaaaataccggTATTTTCGTTTTGCTTCCAAACGCTTATACTTATTTGTGATTAAAAAGCCTTAcgattttttctttatttaaaatatttccgaGGTGAGCAGCCAACACAGCAAACAACGGCAACGAGAAATCCCTGTCCTGTGCTGTGGCAAAGACAAgtgcagggtggcagggggagCGTTGGCATTTTGGGGCGGTGTGCGTGAGGCACGTCCCCTCTGCTGCGGGGAAATCGTTTGAATCgttgttttacaaaaaaatagaTGTTCCTTGAAAGGGCGGGGGGTGGGAATCTGTGTTTCGTTTGCTGCTGtggaaggtaaaaaaaaaccatttttttattacagatgGGTGGAAAAGCTAGCGCTAAATTATTTCCTAATATCGTTGttgagggagcggggagggagcgcTCGGGCTGCGGTTGCAGGTGGGGTGCGGCATCGAGCAGAGGTGCGGAACGAACCCCCCCCGGCTCCTAGGAAAAACCCTTAAACGCCcctttttttctgccagaatCCAGAAGAAAATTGAGTGCAAAGCGGCTGAAAtgcgtcaaaaaaaaaaaaaatccccggtGTGGGCTTTACCCCTAGGGGGGATCTCTCGGCCGCTGCTCCCGGCGCGGCGGGTGCTGCTGCGGCAGACGGCCCCCCAAAACCGGGGCTTTCTTATAGCGACCGTTCCCCTGCCAGGGGAGGAAGGCGGCTAAGCGAGGCGCATCCTTGGCTTTGCGGAGGAATTATTACATGTCAGTGCACAAATAGGTCGAGAAAGCCAAGCGGGGCACGCTTTCGCCCCGGGTTTAGCAGCGTCCTGCCCGCACACGGGGCCGCGGCGGGATTTAACcggagaaaattaaaatcaaccGGAGGAGGACGCGGGGCCTCGGGCCGTCACCGCTGCCCTCGGCTGCCGCAGCCGCCGTTTCGCCTCTTTACAATCCTGGAGAACGACTGCTACGATGATCACCTCGGGGGGTTAAtttaacgattttttttttctttttttttcctttttttttcccctttttttttccttttgtcctccattttttttccttttttttttttttttttcaatttagccTAAGATAAATTCATTGTGAAAGAAGACGTGAAGGAGACCTGTTTCTGGAGGCTGCAGGGGGCATCAGGGAGGAAGGAACGAAAATTCACCCAAACCGCTGTCTGCTGTGTGAATATTTCCTAAAAATGCCCTGGCAcatcccctcccctgccccagcaccctcaaACCtcggccctgccccggctgggagCCGGCGGGGCAcagccgcagcccccgggcagccccagTGCCTCCAGCACCCCTCattgctggggaggggaagggggcccGGGCCACCAGCATCATGCCAAGGGTGGAGCAGACCGGCTTTCGGCTGCTCGTTGAGCATCCAGCGTGTTAGACATGTGCCGGGCTCGGGAGACAcctcttaggaaaaaaacaataaaaacagaaagaaaaaaaaacccaaaccgaattaaaaagccccacaaaaccaaaccaaatcaacaacaaaaaaccccaaactacaaGAAGATTGAAAATAAGTCCAGCTTCGCCGGGCCGGTGCGGAGAGGCGTGCCCCGAGGGGGGGCTCCCCTGCGTGGGCCGTGGGACCCTCCGTCCCCGCCTGCGGACTTGGACCGTTTCTCCGGGCGGGAATGCCCTGGGGGCGGGGGGTCTTTTTTTCCCGCTGCTGGATGCGGCCGTGCCCCCCCCTTGCCGGAGGGACCCCTCGCCCCTCGGCACACCCCGGCTGCCTGCCTGGCGGACACCCAGGCGAATAGGAAATGGGGGGTGCACGGGATGCGCGGGGGTGCGGCGGGAATGCAGGGGATGCTGTGCAGGGGGTCCGAGGGTTACAGGAGCTGGGGAGCGGGACGTGCCCGGGGTGCCTCTATGCCCGCTCGGTAATCCCACGACCGGTTCTAACGCCGGGAAGCTGAGCCCGcacccgccgcctcctcccgccgctgGTGGGGCGCACCCCGGAGCtcccccccgcagcaccctgccTTGCTGCCTGGCTAGAAACACCTCCCCGGGACGGGGGGTCGCTCCTGCCCCATTtccagaggagggagaaaaagtcTTTCTGCAGCAGCGGCTGGAAAAAAAGACCCCCAGAACTTCTACCGGCGGCTAAAACCGGGGATAaagcccacagaaaaaaaaaaggggggggggaggcggaaAGTGGGGGAATagaggaaagagcagaagaagagaggaaagcGAAGCCcggagagatggagaggagggTCGGGACATTTACCTCTGCTTCTCTCCCCATCGCAGCCCGCCGCTCCGCCGGCGTGGAGCGAGcaggggggaggctggaggggcgggtgggtgggtggatggacggacggatggatggatggatggaggcaGCCGCGTCACTCCTGGGCTCCCCCTAACTCCTAATTAACCCAAGCAGGATAACGGTGCCAAACCTTATCCAAAGGTTAGCGGCTCTCAGGGGGGCGTTTGAGCTGCAAATCGTT
The nucleotide sequence above comes from Calonectris borealis chromosome 17, bCalBor7.hap1.2, whole genome shotgun sequence. Encoded proteins:
- the SLC32A1 gene encoding vesicular inhibitory amino acid transporter, translated to MATLLRSKLSNVATSVSNKSQAKMSGMFARMGFQAATDEEAVGFAHCDDLDMEHRQGLQMDILKSDGGEEGAEPPLEGDIHYQRDGTGPLPPSASKEAGVCSELSGQGKPKITAWEAGWNVTNAIQGMFVLGLPYAILHGGYLGLFLIIFAAVVCCYTGKILIACLYEENEDGEIVRVRDSYVDIANACCAPRFPTLGGRIVNVAQIIELVMTCILYVVVSGNLMYNSFPNLPVSQKSWSIIATAVLLPCAFLKNLKAVSKFSLLCTLAHFVINILVIAYCLSRARDWAWDKVKFYIDVKKFPISIGIIVFSYTSQIFLPSLEGNMQNPKEFHCMMNWTHIAACILKGLFALVAYLTWADETKEVITDNLPSTIRAVVNIFLVAKALLSYPLPFFAAVEVLERSLFQDGNRAFFPNCYGGDGRLKSWGLTLRCALVVFTLLMAIYVPHFALLMGLTGSLTGAGLCFLLPSLFHLKLLWRKLLWHHVFFDVAIFVIGGICSVSGFIHSLEGLIEAFRTNAED